The segment ATGAGGATGCATCACTACAGATTAGTACTCCCAAGACGGTGAGTGGCTGGCTACTGTGTGCAGGCTGTTATGGAACAAAGGGCCTGTGCGCATGGCACACAAGgggttaaggtgtgtgtgtgaatgcccGAGTTGGCGATGATGGTTTCCACGCGCAATGATTAACGATATTGATTCATGAAACGCGCAATTGCAATGTTTTAGTACTGGGGGGACAAAGAGATATGCTGTCCTACTCTGTAATTAATTGGTACTTACACTGAAAGAATATAATTGCCTACTGGCTTTGTGcgtgaaattattttttctgcGCGCTTGCTCAAATCAATTATCTATTAGGCTataccaactttttattttattattaaaaatgccCAGAATCTCCAAACGCCAGAATGATGATGTTGACGAAGCGCCTGCCCATAAGAAGTCATATCTGTCTAAATGTGGCTTTGAAGAAAGGGAGCCTGCTTTCAACCTGATCAGAAACTTGGTTTTGAAGGGAGAGCGCCCCGCCCTCCTGGTCCTTATAACCAGAAAGCCTGTTGGAAGGGCGCTCATACATAACAGGAACACTGGAGACCACACCGCTGTACATGAACTATCCTGGAAACGAACTCTGGCTACAAAGACTTTACGGATTACATTGGTTGTTTCCCCTTTTgacgaaacaaaacaaacccagAAGTGGCCATGGATTTTCTCAATCACAACTATTTGAATGCGCGCAGCCCGTATGACTATACTTTTAATTTCTGGAACGACTATCTCGGTCTGTCGACGTTGGTTACGAAGAATAACAAGCTCAGTATGCCCCAGAACCCCAACTCCATCACCGAGTCCCTGAAGGCGACCCTGGGCTTGGATGATTCCCCGGCGTGTCCGTGCGTAATTGCGGGCGGCGGCGGAGAGAGCGGGCACCTGGACTGCTGCTGCCCGTCAGGAAGCCCCCCGCCGGCCTCCATCCTCGACTTGAAAGAGCGTTTCTCAATACTCAGCCCCTTCCAAAACCAGCTCGGCGTCCcgctgccagagagagagatgggcttCGGGGGCAGCTTCGCGGGGTTTGATCTGTTTGGCATGGAGAGGAAGATGCGCAAACCCGCTTCCAGGAACAAGCAGGAGCCCAAAATCTGCGTCTTCTGCCGAAATAACGGGGCGCCCGAGGAGGTGTACGGCTCCCACGTCCTGAAGACTCCGGACGGCCGGGTGGTGTGCCCGATTCTGAGGGCTTATACCTGTCCCCTGTGCAGTGCCAACGGGGACAATGCCCACACGATAAAATACTGTCCACTGTCGAAAGACCAGCCATCCCAGCGACCAttaaagggagggagggctgtGGGTGGTAAGAGGATGAAAATATTCTAAACAGACAAGACTATAAAGTACATTGAATTGCACTGAACAATTTTCAGATGACTGTTTTGCTTTCGGCTCTAGCCTTTATCCCAGTTTCATAAACAGATAttgattttatctttttttttttccaagatcTCTTATATTTTTATAGTTCCTTTATCCACATAGAATAATTTTATGCTTTATACATTGGATTTATTTTTCCTTCTAGTTTGTAGTCATTTGAGCGTGTGCATATAAATACACCTATGTATCCATAATCACAAAgtgtgaataaatgaaaagtATTTTGGTCACGTAGGGAAACACACTGACATTGGCGAAGGGTATGAATGTCATATTTCTACCAAGTATTTTTGTACGGTGAGCTAAGCttgctatttttttctttttgtcttagaAAACCAAAGTTATGTTTGCCATTAAAGAAGCTCAAGAATGTGTCATTAATGAGTACTTGTGTGCGTCTGACTGGAGGAAGAACTCTTTGATCCCATCTGCCTGCCTAAAAAACTCCACAACATATTTTCCAACTTGCTCTAAAAGTTGACATTCAATCTGTGTggcaggaagaaagaaagaaagaaagaaaaaaaaaacaagacaatgtAGCCTCTGTTTAGGGCTCATATTCTCTGGGGAACATTATAATCAATTGTTGCCAAGCCAAACCTCTTTTCCAATCCTATGTGAGGAGAAAGTTCTTATCATCCGACTTTCTAAGCAGTCAGCATGCCCAAAATGAGAGATactagcctacattttttttatgtttacattcCCAAATAAGGGCGACACACTGGATTTCTTTTCTCTTAGGTATCTCTGTcatgctctttctttctctatggtgtttttgtttggtttgccCTGACAATGTATCCACCAGAGATTATCATGAGTAGGTTTTGCTCATGCAATATGAAGTGGAGTGAGTCCCAATGACCTTTCActtttgggggagggggggagggggggggggggggggggggggcagtggaaACAAGCGCAAATGAATGTTATTAAACAACAACGTATTagcccagttttttttttcctgaagaatccaaaaaaaaagatgcaaaaatGTTGTGAATGTATGATTGAAAGTGTCACTTGCAGGACTGCACATTTCTGACAGTTTTGTTTACCAAAGGAATACAATTGCAttgaagaaggaagagagattTGCTGTATTGTATATAAAGTGATGTTTATTCAGTATTTTAACATTACAAGTGACTTCAGAGGGCGCTACCTCAACAGGATTTTGTACTTACATGTAAAATGTCAACAGCAGTTTATTGATATAGTGCTGCCATTTATAATAAGGGTTTTGATAGTATTTTTGATCTTTGTATAACATAATTGTATTTTCCTTTTGTTGCATTTAACATTATGGAAGTGAATTTCCAAGAAGCTATAAGCATTGTTCACCACAAGGTGATTGTCTGTAAATAATGATTATACCCATACTTTTTAAAGTTTAGTTGTTCAATGTTACATTCTTGAGAGTGTGCAAGAGAGTGGATAATGAAAAAGGTTGACAATTTGCCACTTTTAACAGAGGTTTTTGATTAAATgaataagagaaaaaagaaacactgtTGAACtttgttatttatattttaccaCAATTTCCTGTATGCTGCTGTGCAGAATAACAACATATGAATTCACTAGAGAAATAAAAACTTATCAAATATTTGGAGCTACGTCGTCGTGTTCTTCagttggttgactgactgactgactgactggttataTAAACCTTTTTTTAACCAGGAAAGTTGTCTAATATCACATTCTTCTGCACTGTAAaagtctgtttctgactgactggttcactgactgatttactgatttgaagactgactgactaattaAATCAagccttatttaaccaggaaagttGACTAAAACACATTCCTAGTTACAGAAATGGCCTtgtcctgactgactgactcactaactgactgacttactgactggaTGAGGATCATGTAACTGTTGAGGCTTCACAAAACAAGCCTTCATGCACACAACATCATAACATTTAGCACAGAAAAAACCTTGTCTTTAACCTTTGCTTTTGGACAAACTGGAAGCGAGGCTGATCTGCTGTTCTTGAAGATTTGTTTCTGGAGGACAAACACAGTGCCACGGTTGTTCGTGGCACTTGCCCGTTGTTTAGGGAGGTCTGCCCACACAGGAATGTCTTGGCTCATGCCTCGCCATTCAAACAGATCATGTTTGCACTGAAGTGGGCTGAATAGCCGGCCCTCCCAGCCTCTCCGCCTGCCATCTGTGGAATGGCTGCTGCAGACATATTAAGGGGCTCGACAGAGGCAGAGGGCTTTGCTGCTCCTTGTTTTTGGGAAGAGTCGGTGTGCCGTACAGTCATACGCAGCTGTGAATGCTTATGACTTACTGCAACAGCTTGGATTGTTTAAAACGTCCCAACGAGGGAAACAAAATTAATATACTAAAATCATAATGAGTTCATGAATGGCCTCATTGTCTCACAGTGTTTCAGTCACACTGGCAACAGCAGCAAACATTCATATTtgttgctgatgctgatgcATACAGTagaaaaacacaccaagagGACTGTACACACATTAGCCTGAAGCATTCGACTAGTGTCATCCACACCTTGGCTCTTCCCCACTCcctcaatccccccccccccccctccacccacccaccccgtCTTCATGCATTTCTCCAGCTGAGGCTCCGGCATTAAAAATGGATGACTACTAAGTGCAACAGGGATTTATCTCTGTGAGAACAGTGGTGAAAAAGCCTGGCGGGCTAGCATTTCAGGCAAACACAGTCAGCTAACAGGTCCTATTCCCTCTACACCAGAGCCTCCATTAGCTGCTCTGCAGACAGGGCCCGTATAATCTAGTTAGTTCCACCATTTATGAGATATGTATCTTTCATGATCATATAATATGGCTTAGCTGGCGGCTTTTTATGCAATATACGATGTGTGCTCACAACAAATCTCTCTGCAGAGCTGGATGGGCAGAGCAATATGAGATAGGTTTGTTTCAAGACGAGGCAGGATCAGATGTGAAGAGACAAAGTTCTGCCGTACGTCACACCTCCAGTCACTTCTTTATTTAGAAAGGGGGAGGCGAGCGAGCGAGGGCAATATTTTAATTAAAGGGCAACGTTATTGGTCAGGCTTTGACTCTGAGTGCTTATCACAAAGAATGAGGCAACTGGATCGCCTCGGGCAAATGATTAAGATTTAGCTAATGCACTGCAGCAGTAGTTAGTCTTTGCTGTTAATGTGACTTAGTGGATTCATTAATCTCAGCTGTTCTCATCACAGTGGCCGCATGGAATATTCTGGTTTAAAATGCTGAATTTATTGTGCAGGAGATCATGAGGTGAGCTTTTATTCTGAATGTGATAGCTGTGGTTGATTGCTTGATCTTTCGCTGACCTCAGGTGCCAATTTAAGATCTGAGGAACTGAATTTGCACACTTTTCTCAGAATAACAGCCTTCAGTAATCACAtgtgttgtctgtgtgcttCCTCGTACTATATTGGTCGCATAATGCatgttttgaaacatttttgaaattgcTGCACTCTAATGGACACTGTGATTTTTCTGCACTGACCACACTGTGGCTGACTGCAGAACCGAGTCAAAATACTATCTAAAATCCATTAAAATCAAACCCCAACACCCTCTAGCTCTTTGCCTGGTGTAATAGGGCCAATTGAATATTTTTGAAACATGTAAGCCCCATCTGTCTGGTTCTCCAGGCAGGGCCAAAGCAAATActcaaatgatgaaaatgaaatgatgggCCATTTGCATAgcatccctctctttcactgaCCCATATGATAACAATGTCGAAGGCAGATAATAAGTCACAGATCTGGAGAATTCATTTATTGGTCCCATCATTTCCCAGAATACACTTGTAATAAGGATGTTCCTGTCGCCTAGCAACTCCTGGAGGATAAAATTGGACAGCAGCCGAGCATGAAAGTCATTCCATAGAGCGAGGTAAAGAGGATACCCTCTTTAGCCGTCACATTAGACGGCCTATTGCTGATTTGGTGCAGGTATGATTTCAGAATTGGAAGGATACACCCTTAAAATTTTGAAGTAGTATATCTCCTAAGGTTTTGGACttgcatatttgcatgtattttcTGATATTCAAAAGAATACATCCCCCTGTGGCAAGACAAGGTACTACAAAAACATGAATACCTATTTTGTGTCAATTCCTATATTCAGTGTTATTCAAAGCTGCCGGTGTGGAATGAATCATAATGACGAGTTCGGTGTTACTGAACTCTGTATCACCGTTGCTGGACTCGCCGTTCGCTGGGCGGTGTGATATCAACTCTGTCCCTCTGAAAACAGATTACAACTTTGAAGCCGTAATTGAAATTTCACAAAGGATTTATTTGAAACCAAAACTCGTTGCCGTTTAAGCGAGGCGGACAGGTTATTAAGTTTCTTTCACAGCATGATCAGCTTATTTCTCAGTGGCTGTTTCAGTGCTGCAGATGTACTGTCAGTTGAAATAACCCTCCAAGTCGCTGGTGCATATTCATAAAAGATCTTCAGAGTGAAAAAAAGGAATCTAATCACCTTAACAGGTCATTTAaactagtattgagtcttaaaattatattttattaaaacaagtgaTGAAAATCTGCCAATTGGgtcagataatttcacttgttatAGGAAATTTCTTGAATCAAGTACCATTAACTTGCtactagtggagtgatttgCCTTATATCATGATATTGTAATTTGTCTCTATAACATTTTTGAAACAAGTTCAACTGCATTGGAATCATCTCATCTTTtgcttgttttaaggaaaacaagatttaaataataaatgtaagaCTAAATTACCTTGATAAGATTTActctgcaaaaaatgtccatcttaacaagtcatgtagtctcatattcagccttcaaatcttatttttcttaaaccaagagaaaaattctgccaatgaggtgagataactccacttgtttccaatgcagtttaaggaattttctagaaatgagtgtcagtatcttgaagcaagccagaataaggcagatcactgcactactgtcaagaaaatgacacttgattccacaaaatggaaaaatgtgaaaacctgaaattatctaacccccattggcagattttttttcacttatttcaagaaaattaagatttttaggcctcaataatagactaaatgacttgttaagatggagatttttgcaGTGTTCATGCAGGTCTGGGAACTGATTTACTTCTTAGGTTAAAGTGAAGACctgacctgggtcaaatagcatttgcaGATACTTCTTAGTGTTGATCTGGATGGGCCAGATGGTTTGAACACAGAAAGGTACACTATATTTTCCTTCAAACACTTTACTGTGATTGCCTTGACTTTCTGGCAGTCATTGTAGGGTCTTATGTAGTAAAATCCTCCCATCTGGCACATAAGGAGGCTAAAAGAATCTGCATTTGCAAATAGTTCTTGGCGCAGGTTTTGGCCTGACAAGTGGTCCGACTCAAGTCTGAGAAACTCCAAGAATACCAGCTATATCCACCACAATTTGTCTCGATTCATATCTATTTAATTCTAGTAGACAAAATGTTCATTAAAAATGGCCCAGGGTTGTTTTTGTGTGATCGTGTTGCTACATTGATCACCGTCCAAGTGGTAAATTGATCTGTTTTCTATCTTCTCTTATTCAATAATGCAGTGGATTAAAATAGCCAGAGGGAGGTCTTTTTCACCGACTTCAGATTGTTTCTGTGTGAAACTGATAAAAATGCTTCTACGTTTCAGGGAAACTTAGAAGatttatttctctgtaggtGGGAGCTTCGCTGAGAACAATAACATCCTGGGCTGGCATGCTTTGGACATACAATAAACTGAACTCCATACTGCAGTAATTGGctgctttatttctcttttcagTCCTACCACAGTATCATGATACAAAACTCTTATGATGATGTATAAAGATCGAAAAGTCGAAAAGTCAGAAACAAAGTTCTTGGTCCAAACTTGATTCCAACTTTGTGCTGATATGAAATACATCactgttgttgggtgaaaaacTTATACCTCCAAAATATCAagttttcagaaacagaaagaaagaaaaacagccttgtttttatcttgaCTGACTCACTCTGGAGTTTAGCCAACCGGTTTTAAAAAGGCTTCATTAACCCAAGtgttttctcaacccatagagaagcaTGTGATCCTTtagctgaagttaaaacatgaaaatcaacaaaattggagttataaGGTTTTCACCTAACAGCGACAATGTGAGGGAGATGCTTTCCATAAAAATATATGGACGAAAAAATCCAAATATTAATTTCTCAAGGGTtataatgagaagaaaaacGTATAAAAGGGCCAGTTATCTTGCCACTCTGTACCATTTGCCTGCTTCTGGATCCAGGACTGACTCAGACTTTGAACGTTAATCAACAAGTACTTTTCTGTTATTTGGTGTGGAATCATGGTGGTCTGGTGTGTTGGAGCTGTGACAACCCCACATGAAAGACGGTACAACTCACATACACAGAACAAACCAAGAACGGCTCTGGAAATAAAGATTATTCCGAGGATATTCGAATGTAATGTAGGCAATAAAGCAGAAGGGCAGATTTCAACACACACTGTACTTCATTTGTTCCTACAAACAGACGACAGGTGTTGCTAAGAAGAGGTTCATTCATCGAAGGGAGCGCAGCAACAACTCGGACCAATGATCCAGTGAGTTTCTAGCGCTCCACagttaatgtgtttttgtcagtggGAAAATTCCAGCGCTGCACCGGGTCCCATGTGGTTGTGGTTTGGGTGAGAGGCACAGTAATGCGTTTGTGACGCAAGCGGGAGGAAATTGCAGAAGCTTCCTGCACAACTGTGCTTTTGTACCACTTCCAGGTGGATACCAGGCCGGTCTGCAGGAGGGTTTTCATTAAGGCAAATAAGGCTTCTTCTGCTTCAGCGGCACACAGGAACACGGTGCAGCAGCACACCCCGAAGGCTGGCAGAGGGGCTTTCATCCGGGCAAATGAGTCCCGCTTCAGCCTCCCTGAAACACGGGAACATGATGCAACAGCATCTCCTGAAGGATATTTTGGAGgcgtacagcacacacacacacacacacacacacatgaatctGTTAATGCAGTGAAGCAGTTTTAGTCAGAGGCACAATTATCACCAGCATGTGTGTGGGATTTGCAAGTTATTTCAGGGTTACAACAGCAGGTCCTTTACACACCTGGATATTGCTGGTGAAAACTGCACAAGAGAAGAACTGCCAgcctaaaaaaaatatatattttattgaaaaaatagaaacaatagTCAGTCTTGTGATCTTTCTCTCTTACCCAAGAAAGGTCAATAAGTAAAGTGAAGGGGGGCGATGAGCACAAAAGGACCATAATCTCTggaggggttgatagggttgttgatcaataccaatgagtCAGCGATTATAtgaccaggtgctgagatttctggctctCAAAACTGACTTTCCAGCCTGTGCtctgttttggaaaataaaGGGAGAGATAAGTTTTTATCGCTGTTGTTGTGATTCTTACTGGTCACTGATAGAGGCAGACAAAGATTATAGATCACTTTACGCCCCTTTAAATTGTGAGTAAAACTGTGCAGCGGTTTCTTCAGGATGAGGGTTCGGAAAATGTTTcaccacagctgcttccaaggtttCCAGAGTGTTATTTTTCTCCTAAGTTTACAGTCAGGCAGGTTACTGCTGCTGGAATGTGTTCAGTAACCAGCGttgtaaaatcacattttaaagcGCAACTCTGAATGCACTTTAGTGAGCTGCTGACAGAAGGCTTTATGCCATTATGTgaacacttttatccaaagtgctttagagTATCATGAGTGCATGCATTTAGAGGATGGCTGGCCCCAGCGGGAAACAAACCTCAAACCATGGCCGTGTTAATATCATGTGCTACACAACCGAGCTGCATGATACagagaatgaaaataaatgcaacagtttcttttccacttttcacTTGGTTTTCATTACAATAAACACTGGCAAATGTTTGTGAAGATTAACGCCCAGCTTCACTCTGCCATATGCCCTAATACACTTTAGCCTACATTGTGCTTTCTCTTCGCAATTAACAAGCAACATTTCCCATCTGGTGCAGCCACAGCTAGCATTTCCCTTCTGCCACAGCGATGGTATAAAAGGTGATAGAAATGTTAAAGCGTTAACAGTATCTGTCCTCAGCGTTGATTACTTTGTGTTTACCCTCCATTTGTCTTCATCACACACTGCTGAAATGGGTATTTTCATGTTATATGTTCTCTATTTCCACTAATATGTTGTTCCAAAGGTACGTGTTTGGTGTATTGGCCTCTATAGCTTCAATCTATAGAGTAAATACAGTAAATCACTCACAGGTCATAatgcaaaatatgtttttggATACTTTATCACAGTAAGAACAACTTAACATGAAGAATAAAGGAGTTATTTGGCTAATTTCTAGTGTTATTTTAATTTCCTACTTTCCTATTTTATCTAGCATTGATTGTAATTTTGCTAGAACTATTTAATCTTGCAACACTGGTGaataaatacagagaaaacCAGAGTAACCACCTCAGATGACTGAAccatccagatccagatcctgCTTTGCCTGGTGTTTACTTTACCAAGACCGTGTTTCTACTGGtgactttttaaaaacacaggCGTCATTGTggttgatatacagtatagcagGAATAATGTGCGGCGTATTCTTAAACTCTAGCACCGCCTGGTGTTTGATggttgataatgaaaataaaagagaTGTATTTTCTTGAAGGGAGGAGCCAccataaaacagaaaacacctACTGTGTGTTATtaatagacaatgaatgggaggcTGATTTTGTGGCttgtgtgattttattttttcacttagATGAGCTTCATCACAGCTCTGAGACAGAAGATGCAGCTCTACCTGGAAAATCATCGtctccacaaagtcagtctcttATTCATTGTCATTGAAATAACttgagaaataataataatcataataaaataaacgtaatttatatagcacttttctaaaccCTGCTTCACAGTTTATAAAATGACAAGATAGTAAAACAATAGCACCACAAAATAAATAGCAGATAATTTCACGGCACAATAAATAAGGCGTGAAGTAGATAATTAAAATAAAGCAAAGTAaagcaaaacacaataaaataaacataaaatgataaaaaggtCACTTCACCACATCAGAGGTGATCTTGGCCTCTAGTTTCAGGTATTGACTATAATAGGtgagagaagtgggcttgtgatggaaggaaggttgccggtttgaatcccaggacCAATTGGAAAAAAGGGGCGGAGTTCTCCTCTCCTGTGGCTGTTAATTAAAACCACCATCAGTAGTTGCTTGATATACAGCGGCTGTCTGAAGTGTTGCACTGACATGAGGAAGTCAGAAATCATCTTTTGTTTCCCAGCCAAATTCTCACATCTGAAAGCAGCATGCAGCTTCAcagcatttttttgtgtgtttgtgtgtgtgtgtgtgtgtgtgtgtgtgtgtgtgtgtgtgtccttcttGAGTGTGAAATAAACATAACACAAGGcaaacaggcagcagcaggGTCATTATGTGtggaaaacagaaaactttGAGTCGTTTCCTATCGCTTCCCCTTTAGCTTCTTGCTttattgacaacacctaaatATTCAGTGATGAATTTTTGACTTATTTTAGTGTCTCCTGTATTCTTAATATATTTCCTGCTTGCCAGGTTGGTGATACAGGACTTTAAGcttgttctgctgttgcacttattgtaaaTCTCTTTAGATAACAGCATCAGCAAAACGcctaaaaaacagaaatggatgAGAATGTAGTTCAATCATGAATCACACTGATCACATCTGCCTGACTGAATAACTCATCATATTTTAATTTTGCATATTTCTCTtgttatttacacattttttgtaCTGTTCACCTCTGTCAGGTTTTGAAgtcatattgttgtttttatttttttattttaagttgaaatacaaataaaacaatctaTATGAGTATGTTTCTAGGCCCAATTCACCTGTATCTTTGTTTGTCCTGATttatctttttcctctttttttctttctgtctcacccAAACATTTGTAGTTATTCTCGCCTTTTGTAGGCAAAGAAACCAAACCTAAACTGTAATGTCACTTGCAGCCACAAGGTGTCAGTCTTGCACAACCTTCCAGGAGAGAAGCTTTGAGCTTTGAGATCCTCTCATGTCAAAACACTGTTGTCCAGGAAGAGGTTGATGAGTGCAGAACAGGATTCAGAAGTGCTGTTTGTGGATTATATTAATTTAAGCTCAACACAGTGGGCCAATGGAGATATGCAATGACTCTGTGATCGTGCATGAACTAAAAAAAGGGATAGAAATAtacacataggctacacacacacacacgcacacacagttatCAGCCTAATTACCACCGCTACATATTGCATATTGATGGGAGTCTCACAGCAGTATGACTGCTAAGGTTTGGGTCTATTCACTTccaattcattcaattcaagATGTAAAGAGAAAATGCATTTCACAAAATAGCGAAAGAATCTTTATCCTCAGTATTTTGATTGGATATGAGTAAATTTTTAAGGTGAAAGCTTTCTAATTTTGGAATTTGGGAATTTTGGAGAAAGACCACCTCCTGCATCCATTGAATTGAAAGCAAATTGAGTCTAAAACTGACACAGAAAgttaaaaaaagcaaataaatcaacAGGTTAATACTTATTATAATAGAGGATTAAGGGTTCATGTCCCGCTCCTGGTTTCCTATCTGAACTCCATATCCATATCCATATTTTTAGATCCTTGTTGAACCAAATCTGAACATCTGATGTGTATTTTTGTCACCTTGTTGCAATGTTCGCCATGCagacttttacatatttgatCGTCCACGCTGTCAGCAGACTGTGCAAGGGTGAAAATGATTAAGCagatagagaaaatgaatgggtaGTAACTTAGAAAGTGGCAACATTATCGAGTTAGCCGTATCCTGCATGTGCCTTGATGTTCCATGCAGAAAATTCATTTAGATCTCgtgaaaaatattgaaaatcaaAACCCAAATATCCAACATTTCAAGGAGTCTCACTGCATATATCTCTATAAgttgattttattcatttgcTGAACAACATGCCTTAAATCCCTCACAGTGTCTGCtcaggatttgtgtgtgtgtgtgtaagtgcatgtgtgtgtgtgtgtttcaatatCTCAATTTCGAACAATTTAAGCTAGAATTTCTGACACAGTGACTAATGCTCGTTGACACCAAGCTGCATTTGGACAATCATTTTTGCTTTCATCTTTTGCCTTCACCCTCTGCCCCTCTTTCATCCCCCatcacacagagaaagaatAACCGCTCATCTGATCTTTTATAAGGAAGCCCATAAATCCGCGATGCTTGAGAAACGCTGTAAATAAAAGTCAAGGTTAGCAGTTGGCAGGAGCGCCGCTAGGAATCCTGGGACACCTGACAGGATGTGACATTGTACTTACAAGACGACAGGAccgcagatacacacagagagagagagagagagggagagagagagagagagagaggggggcggggctaagCTGGGAAATCACACTACAGTGCAGCACACTGAGGTATGGCTGCTGTGAATCCATGCATCtgatatcatttgccaccaaaaccttAAAACCCGCTGAT is part of the Centroberyx gerrardi isolate f3 chromosome 16, fCenGer3.hap1.cur.20231027, whole genome shotgun sequence genome and harbors:
- the nanos1 gene encoding nanos homolog 1, translated to MDFLNHNYLNARSPYDYTFNFWNDYLGLSTLVTKNNKLSMPQNPNSITESLKATLGLDDSPACPCVIAGGGGESGHLDCCCPSGSPPPASILDLKERFSILSPFQNQLGVPLPEREMGFGGSFAGFDLFGMERKMRKPASRNKQEPKICVFCRNNGAPEEVYGSHVLKTPDGRVVCPILRAYTCPLCSANGDNAHTIKYCPLSKDQPSQRPLKGGRAVGGKRMKIF